In Fimbriimonadia bacterium, a genomic segment contains:
- a CDS encoding proline--tRNA ligase — translation MRASQSYLPTLREAPTDAELISHRLLVRGGFIRRQAAGVYTYMPLGWRVLRKLEQIVREEMDRTGALELLMPALVPWELLEQTGRHTVDVLFKVHDRQGRPFSLGFTHEEIITDIFRHTVHSYKDLPLTLYQIQTKFRDEPRPRAGLIRAREFIMKDAYSFHLTEQCLDQTYRRIGEAYTRSFRRMGLDTLICDADPGAIGGSENKEYMVVTPAGEDTVLQCTVSGYTANAERAELPDGTASPVEPGDSPAHEDVATPGAHTVEQVAAFLGVAPTRIVKTLLYMADGKPVGALIRGDRDLNEGKFRRALGAQEIRMMEPAEVEKHSRAPVGFAGPIGLDGVRLIADYELKTLRDFVVGANKDETHTVHVCHGRDFPVNEWADLRVAVAGDPTLAGGVYTEVRGIEVGHIFQLGIKYSASLDANIVDAEGVERPAVMGCYGLGISRCMSAVAEVHNDADGLAWPASIAPLEVVVIPASPDAAVLEAAERLYTELRALGVEVLLDDRDERAGVKFKDADLIGWPVQVVVGKSLSEGNVEVGLRRERARRPVPLADAAKVAADLLAREKEHLSTG, via the coding sequence TTGCGGGCGTCACAGAGTTATCTACCTACATTGCGAGAGGCTCCCACGGATGCAGAGCTAATCAGCCATCGGCTGTTGGTTCGCGGGGGGTTTATCCGACGGCAGGCAGCGGGCGTTTACACCTACATGCCGCTCGGCTGGCGCGTGTTGAGGAAGCTCGAACAGATCGTGCGCGAGGAGATGGACCGGACGGGTGCGTTGGAGCTGCTGATGCCAGCCCTGGTGCCCTGGGAGCTGCTCGAACAGACCGGGCGCCATACCGTGGACGTGCTCTTCAAGGTGCACGATCGCCAGGGCCGTCCTTTCTCCCTCGGATTCACCCACGAGGAGATCATCACCGACATCTTCCGCCATACCGTCCACTCGTACAAGGACCTGCCTCTCACCCTCTACCAGATTCAGACGAAGTTCCGGGACGAACCGAGACCGCGAGCGGGTCTCATCCGTGCTCGCGAGTTCATCATGAAGGACGCTTACAGCTTTCACCTAACGGAGCAGTGTCTGGACCAGACCTATCGTCGAATCGGCGAGGCTTACACACGCTCGTTCCGAAGGATGGGCCTCGACACGCTGATCTGCGATGCCGATCCTGGAGCCATCGGCGGTAGCGAGAACAAGGAGTATATGGTAGTTACTCCTGCTGGCGAGGACACCGTGTTGCAGTGCACAGTGAGCGGATACACGGCGAACGCCGAGCGTGCAGAGCTACCTGACGGCACTGCCTCCCCTGTCGAGCCAGGCGACTCGCCTGCTCACGAGGACGTCGCTACCCCAGGTGCGCATACAGTGGAGCAAGTGGCAGCGTTCCTCGGCGTTGCACCCACTAGAATCGTGAAGACGCTGCTGTACATGGCAGACGGCAAACCGGTAGGAGCGTTGATTCGAGGGGATCGGGACTTGAACGAAGGCAAGTTCCGTCGGGCGCTCGGTGCGCAAGAGATACGCATGATGGAACCCGCCGAGGTGGAGAAGCACAGCCGTGCTCCGGTCGGCTTCGCTGGGCCCATCGGCCTGGACGGGGTGCGCCTGATCGCGGACTACGAGTTGAAGACCCTGCGTGACTTCGTGGTCGGCGCGAACAAGGACGAGACGCACACTGTGCACGTGTGTCATGGTAGAGACTTCCCGGTCAACGAATGGGCGGACCTGCGTGTGGCCGTCGCAGGGGACCCGACCCTGGCAGGTGGCGTGTACACCGAGGTGCGTGGTATCGAAGTGGGACACATATTCCAGTTAGGGATCAAGTATTCCGCGTCCCTAGATGCTAACATCGTGGATGCGGAGGGTGTGGAACGTCCTGCCGTAATGGGATGCTATGGCCTCGGCATCTCCCGATGCATGTCCGCCGTGGCCGAGGTGCACAACGACGCAGACGGGCTAGCGTGGCCTGCGAGCATCGCACCTCTAGAAGTAGTAGTGATTCCCGCGTCGCCGGACGCTGCCGTGTTAGAGGCTGCCGAGCGTCTCTACACCGAGCTAAGAGCCCTTGGTGTAGAGGTGCTGTTGGACGATAGGGACGAGCGTGCAGGTGTAAAGTTCAAGGATGCCGATCTGATCGGCTGGCCTGTGCAGGTGGTCGTCGGCAAGAGTCTGTCGGAGGGCAACGTGGAGGTCGGGCTGCGTCGAGAGCGGGCTAGGAGACCGGTGCCGCTGGCCGACGCTGCGAAGGTGGCAGCCGATCTGTTGGCTAGGGAGAAGGAGCATCTCTCCACGGGATGA
- a CDS encoding GGDEF domain-containing protein, translating into MKSIDKLGRPTDEAMWPLAETRAARGRLERRVTEEGTLPPPPTACERYAGGALPLVVSRQEALAVLDEYQKHAWQTGVLFSVLFVDVDALNNYNHRFGQEAGDELLTRLGDLLRASVRRSDLVARWGGDEFLVGLRGANLETAEVVAERLRLNPALMDAPLGPFTVSIGVAAWRSDLADTQHLVAEAQMGLHNAKKCGGNCVRRASTYEPAYLKHLHASPST; encoded by the coding sequence ATGAAGAGCATAGACAAACTGGGGCGGCCGACGGACGAGGCTATGTGGCCGCTGGCTGAAACGCGTGCCGCCCGCGGCAGGCTCGAGCGCAGAGTGACCGAGGAAGGTACCTTGCCACCGCCCCCTACGGCATGCGAGCGCTATGCCGGCGGTGCGCTCCCACTGGTGGTTAGTCGGCAAGAGGCGCTCGCGGTCCTCGATGAATACCAAAAACATGCGTGGCAGACCGGGGTCCTGTTCTCGGTGCTGTTCGTTGACGTAGACGCTCTCAATAACTACAACCATCGGTTCGGGCAAGAAGCCGGAGACGAGCTATTGACCCGTCTCGGGGACCTGCTTCGTGCATCGGTGCGGCGGAGCGATCTCGTGGCACGGTGGGGCGGCGACGAGTTCCTGGTAGGACTGCGTGGAGCGAACCTGGAAACGGCGGAGGTCGTGGCAGAGCGACTTCGCCTGAACCCGGCACTAATGGACGCCCCGCTCGGCCCGTTTACCGTAAGCATTGGGGTGGCCGCCTGGCGGTCCGACCTCGCGGACACGCAGCATCTGGTTGCCGAGGCGCAAATGGGGCTCCACAACGCCAAGAAGTGCGGCGGGAACTGCGTGCGCAGAGCCTCCACTTACGAGCCAGCATATCTCAAGCATCTGCACGCCAGCCCAAGCACGTGA
- the era gene encoding GTPase Era — translation MEHRCGTVAVVGAPNVGKSTLLNALLGQKIAIVSPKPQTTRRNLLGVLTEPGYQIAFVDTPGVSHPKHLLGARMVQAAHQALLSADAVMFVTDVSRLPGEFDWRVAKMLERVDSAKLLVLNKMDRLPPQNVQSHYDAHCALAPGCPWMMVSARKRDNFDRLLALLVPLLPEGPPLYPEDQITDAPMRFLAAELVREQVLLRTRQEVPHSTAVLTERWEERPDGHVYIGATVYVDREAHKGIVVGKGGQMLKSIGASAREGIEEMLQQPVYLDLWVKVKQGWRERPGTLHELGLD, via the coding sequence ATGGAGCATCGTTGCGGCACGGTGGCAGTGGTCGGAGCACCGAACGTCGGCAAGAGCACTCTGCTGAACGCCCTGCTCGGGCAAAAGATCGCGATCGTTTCACCAAAGCCACAGACCACGCGGCGGAACCTCCTCGGGGTGCTGACCGAACCCGGCTACCAGATCGCCTTCGTGGATACGCCGGGCGTGTCCCATCCGAAGCATCTCCTGGGGGCGCGCATGGTACAGGCAGCACATCAGGCGCTCCTCTCGGCCGACGCCGTGATGTTCGTAACCGACGTTTCTCGACTTCCCGGTGAGTTCGACTGGCGTGTGGCGAAGATGCTAGAGCGGGTGGACTCGGCGAAGCTGTTGGTGCTCAACAAGATGGACCGACTTCCGCCACAGAACGTGCAGAGCCACTACGATGCACACTGTGCGTTGGCGCCCGGCTGCCCGTGGATGATGGTCTCGGCCCGAAAGCGTGACAATTTCGATCGGCTGCTAGCCCTCCTGGTCCCCCTGCTCCCAGAAGGACCACCGCTCTACCCGGAAGATCAGATCACCGACGCGCCGATGCGCTTCCTGGCTGCCGAGCTGGTCCGTGAGCAGGTGTTGCTGCGTACCCGCCAAGAGGTGCCGCATAGCACCGCCGTGCTGACAGAGAGATGGGAAGAGCGCCCGGACGGTCACGTGTACATCGGAGCGACCGTCTACGTGGACCGTGAGGCGCACAAGGGCATTGTCGTCGGCAAGGGCGGCCAGATGCTGAAGTCCATCGGCGCATCGGCGCGCGAAGGGATCGAGGAGATGCTGCAGCAGCCCGTGTATCTGGACCTCTGGGTCAAGGTGAAGCAAGGCTGGCGCGAGCGCCCAGGTACGCTGCACGAACTGGGCCTCGACTAG
- a CDS encoding beta-galactosidase — protein sequence MRRTKKTDPVPEPSPQERGDGGNASEQPAAPAKRRRRSTKAVVQLAAEQPTAEAVAPERATGTRRRRVTVPDDAPEIPGVVEASLHHVRTSEEKPKRKKRTPGDGPAVAKREPRHRRPVRERIEAETPLEDLGPRITLEELQAQFQTEGKRVRSRRTKERWPRPIPTPSGAPRIGIVNGQPVLIIEEQVVAPHFFFGNISSEASEKAVLAEIKLAAEKGVHLFCLYLELPVDPKPDEPPAEEAVRLLDSVLAVDPDAWVMFRVVFVPSEGWVEKYPDAAYRHPDGSQADPSICSNTWWGEAEKCLKKLVTDVARRKSGKRCIGYHIERGEWFNGPDDGYDTSPAALTAFREWVRTRYFGDEVALRASWHDGSASFDTLKIPDYLPPQDIQAAILTERRERRNVDYHDFLSDAYVERVGSLARVVKEAAKGAVLVACSYGYTFEFSHPHSGHLSLARLLKCPDIDLIAGPPSYSSRLPGGACPFAGPIDSIALAGKLFILEEDYKTSLGRKGERDDFNPVLEGPKDLETAHWRGLGMALAHTCGVSWMDTWGSGWLNSPGIWSRAEKARSLFTMRLNAEPPAPDVAVLIDERSMTMLQDSRLAVNLVSKAREAVLRAGVCAGFYLLSDLTRRDFPDCSLYLFLNAWDIGAQVRAAIREKLHRNGKTLVWWYAAALLEYHRPAPETMKQVIGIALKAQPFASRPGTTITQHQHPLTSSLEGSTITTEDVYEPTYFAVDDEAEQLGVYTDTGLPSFVTRQVRLPGRSEASWRTVFLGEPFISPGLVRGLCRLAGVPIYSSAGDVVHVRPPFLTLHVAKGGRRELAVPDGYEVRDALTDEPLQDPSAELRDGETRVLLIGPPETLDHLSSLPMPAAPALAPPLQETAPGPPPSRRSKPAEPVFLLDTEEPSAESAAVATRSEGASPTFHPHGRERGKVSKPVRRRRPTKREPALAPPIEPVDEEPPVAYRFRKKT from the coding sequence ATGCGAAGAACGAAAAAAACGGACCCCGTGCCAGAGCCCTCGCCACAAGAGCGAGGTGACGGTGGTAATGCGTCCGAACAACCTGCTGCTCCGGCCAAGAGGCGACGACGCAGCACGAAAGCGGTGGTCCAGCTCGCAGCCGAGCAGCCCACGGCTGAGGCAGTAGCCCCGGAGAGGGCAACCGGCACGAGGCGACGCAGAGTGACCGTGCCTGACGATGCGCCCGAGATTCCGGGTGTCGTGGAAGCTTCGCTGCACCATGTCAGGACCTCTGAGGAGAAGCCCAAACGGAAGAAGCGAACTCCCGGGGACGGTCCGGCCGTGGCGAAGCGCGAGCCGCGACACCGACGTCCGGTACGCGAGCGCATCGAGGCCGAGACCCCGCTCGAAGACCTTGGCCCGAGGATCACGCTCGAGGAACTGCAGGCCCAGTTCCAGACGGAAGGCAAGCGCGTGCGCTCTCGTCGCACCAAAGAGCGGTGGCCGCGTCCGATCCCCACGCCTTCCGGTGCCCCGCGAATAGGCATAGTCAACGGTCAACCTGTTCTGATCATCGAAGAGCAGGTCGTTGCGCCGCACTTCTTCTTCGGAAACATCAGCTCCGAGGCGTCGGAGAAGGCGGTGCTGGCCGAGATCAAACTCGCTGCCGAAAAGGGCGTGCATCTGTTCTGCCTCTACCTCGAGCTTCCCGTGGACCCGAAGCCCGACGAGCCGCCTGCGGAGGAGGCGGTCCGACTCCTCGACAGCGTGCTTGCCGTGGACCCCGATGCTTGGGTGATGTTTCGCGTGGTGTTCGTGCCGAGCGAAGGCTGGGTCGAGAAGTACCCCGACGCCGCATACCGACACCCCGACGGCTCCCAGGCCGACCCTTCCATATGCTCTAACACATGGTGGGGTGAAGCGGAGAAGTGCCTGAAGAAGCTGGTAACCGATGTCGCTCGCCGCAAGTCTGGCAAGCGCTGCATCGGCTACCACATCGAGCGTGGCGAGTGGTTCAATGGTCCGGATGACGGCTACGACACTAGCCCTGCGGCCCTCACAGCCTTCCGTGAGTGGGTTCGAACGCGCTACTTTGGGGATGAGGTGGCGCTCCGTGCGTCTTGGCACGACGGTTCGGCATCGTTCGACACACTCAAGATCCCCGACTACCTGCCACCACAGGACATTCAGGCGGCGATCCTGACCGAGCGCCGAGAACGCCGCAATGTGGACTATCACGACTTCCTTTCCGATGCGTACGTCGAGCGGGTCGGGTCTCTTGCCAGGGTGGTGAAAGAGGCGGCCAAAGGGGCCGTGTTGGTTGCGTGTTCTTATGGTTACACGTTCGAGTTCTCGCACCCGCACTCGGGCCACCTTTCGCTCGCACGGCTGCTGAAGTGCCCGGATATAGACCTCATTGCGGGGCCGCCATCCTACTCGTCGAGGCTGCCGGGCGGCGCATGTCCCTTCGCAGGTCCGATCGATTCCATCGCGCTTGCAGGCAAGCTGTTCATCCTGGAGGAGGACTACAAGACGAGCCTCGGACGCAAGGGTGAGCGGGATGACTTCAACCCGGTTCTGGAAGGTCCGAAGGACCTCGAGACTGCCCACTGGCGCGGTCTGGGAATGGCGCTGGCCCATACGTGCGGCGTTTCGTGGATGGATACGTGGGGTAGCGGATGGTTGAACAGCCCGGGCATTTGGAGCCGTGCCGAGAAGGCCCGTTCGCTGTTCACCATGCGGCTGAATGCTGAGCCGCCTGCGCCCGACGTCGCGGTCCTGATTGATGAGCGTAGCATGACGATGCTCCAGGACTCTCGCCTCGCCGTCAACCTCGTCTCCAAGGCGCGAGAGGCGGTTCTGCGAGCGGGAGTTTGCGCGGGCTTCTACCTGCTCTCCGATCTCACCCGTCGGGACTTCCCGGACTGCAGCCTCTATCTGTTTCTGAACGCCTGGGATATCGGAGCCCAAGTCCGCGCGGCGATTCGCGAGAAGCTGCACCGAAACGGGAAGACGCTGGTGTGGTGGTATGCAGCGGCCCTGCTCGAATACCACAGACCGGCACCCGAGACGATGAAGCAGGTCATTGGGATCGCGCTCAAAGCCCAGCCGTTTGCTTCACGCCCCGGCACCACGATTACGCAACACCAGCATCCGCTTACCTCGTCTCTCGAAGGCTCGACAATTACCACGGAAGATGTCTACGAGCCAACCTACTTCGCCGTGGACGATGAGGCCGAGCAGCTAGGCGTGTACACGGACACGGGGCTGCCGTCGTTCGTAACTCGCCAGGTCCGGTTGCCGGGCCGAAGCGAGGCATCGTGGCGCACGGTCTTCCTGGGAGAGCCGTTCATCTCGCCAGGGCTGGTCAGGGGGCTGTGTAGGCTAGCGGGAGTTCCGATCTACTCTTCGGCAGGCGATGTGGTGCACGTCCGACCGCCCTTCCTAACACTCCACGTGGCGAAGGGAGGTAGGCGCGAGCTGGCGGTGCCAGATGGCTACGAAGTGCGGGATGCCCTGACCGACGAGCCGCTCCAAGACCCTTCGGCAGAACTGCGGGACGGCGAGACGCGAGTGCTGCTGATCGGCCCGCCCGAGACGCTGGATCACCTGAGTAGCCTGCCGATGCCTGCAGCCCCTGCCCTTGCACCGCCTCTGCAGGAAACCGCTCCCGGCCCGCCCCCTTCGAGACGAAGCAAACCTGCCGAGCCGGTCTTTCTGCTCGACACCGAGGAGCCATCTGCAGAGTCCGCTGCAGTCGCGACTCGATCCGAGGGGGCGAGTCCGACTTTTCACCCTCACGGCAGAGAGCGGGGCAAGGTGTCGAAGCCCGTTCGGCGACGCCGACCGACGAAGCGCGAGCCTGCACTGGCACCTCCCATCGAGCCGGTTGACGAAGAACCGCCGGTTGCCTATCGCTTTCGCAAGAAGACCTAG
- a CDS encoding HAD family hydrolase — protein MSPQGRQLVLPPKAVLFDVDGTLIDTVSMIILTMSEMYRRYIGVEIPPEDIRSIIGLPLDVQVRYFEDRTDRRPDYEEMKRFQIELYEQHKHLERPVPEALESVRVCVAKGISTALVTSKDAEELAFALPRMGLDGALHATVTATDCVHTKPHPEPVMRALERLGVDPGEAVFIGDTDYDIQSGHAAGCAVGAVLWGAQDEQRLVQAMPDMLFREPRDLLAWCRDL, from the coding sequence ATGTCACCACAGGGCCGGCAACTCGTGCTGCCGCCGAAGGCCGTTCTATTCGACGTAGACGGGACTCTCATTGACACCGTTTCCATGATCATCCTGACGATGAGTGAGATGTACCGTCGCTACATCGGTGTCGAAATCCCGCCGGAAGACATTCGCAGCATCATCGGCCTGCCCCTCGATGTTCAGGTGCGCTACTTCGAGGACCGAACGGATCGGCGTCCTGACTATGAAGAGATGAAGCGATTTCAGATTGAGCTGTACGAGCAGCACAAGCACCTGGAGCGCCCGGTGCCCGAGGCCCTCGAGTCCGTTCGTGTATGCGTTGCTAAGGGCATCTCGACGGCGTTGGTAACGAGCAAGGATGCCGAGGAGCTGGCGTTCGCTCTGCCGCGAATGGGATTGGACGGAGCGCTGCACGCGACCGTCACAGCGACGGATTGCGTGCACACGAAGCCCCATCCGGAGCCCGTGATGAGGGCGCTGGAGCGGCTGGGAGTGGATCCCGGCGAGGCCGTCTTTATTGGAGACACCGACTACGACATCCAGTCCGGACACGCGGCAGGGTGTGCGGTGGGTGCGGTGCTCTGGGGTGCGCAAGACGAGCAGCGACTGGTGCAGGCGATGCCAGACATGCTGTTCCGAGAGCCCAGGGACTTGCTCGCCTGGTGCCGAGACCTCTAG
- a CDS encoding inositol monophosphatase, which translates to MNLVFVRDWDDGYYVEKLRELGLRIRGSASTALAGQNTELLQQVARESEDDTIYRLDEGVEGVLAEFCAEWGRERSFVLVAEGLPGGREVFPHSAHEGEAEFVLIVDPVDGTRSLMFDKRAAWTLCAVAPMPSEGMPTSRDIRVAVQTEIPTTRQCLAAQIWAVAGGGTTAEMHDLRTGHVSGFEPRPSRASGLQNGFAGFAKFFPEGKTRIAELEWELFQRVLPPNATDRVFDDQYVSSGGQLYELIVGHDLFVADIRSVLFAREGRGGLCPHPYDLCTEMIAREAGVIVTGLDGQTLDFSLDTTTPVGWAGYANEQLRALVEPHLLDIVRSI; encoded by the coding sequence ATGAACCTGGTGTTCGTGCGAGACTGGGATGATGGGTACTACGTTGAGAAGCTGCGGGAGCTAGGCCTGCGAATCAGGGGATCAGCTTCTACGGCTCTCGCTGGGCAGAACACGGAGCTCCTACAACAGGTTGCCCGGGAGTCGGAGGACGATACAATATATCGTCTGGACGAAGGCGTCGAAGGGGTGTTGGCTGAGTTCTGCGCGGAATGGGGCAGGGAGCGGTCCTTTGTCCTGGTTGCGGAGGGATTGCCCGGAGGTCGCGAGGTGTTTCCGCACTCGGCACACGAAGGCGAGGCCGAGTTCGTGCTCATCGTGGACCCCGTGGACGGTACGCGCTCCCTGATGTTCGACAAGAGGGCAGCGTGGACTTTGTGCGCCGTGGCCCCAATGCCGTCGGAGGGCATGCCTACCTCGCGCGACATCCGAGTTGCCGTGCAGACCGAGATTCCGACCACGCGCCAGTGCCTCGCGGCTCAGATCTGGGCGGTAGCTGGCGGCGGAACGACTGCAGAGATGCACGACCTTCGCACGGGTCATGTTTCCGGGTTCGAGCCGCGACCGAGCCGAGCGAGCGGGTTGCAGAACGGCTTCGCGGGCTTTGCCAAGTTCTTTCCGGAAGGCAAGACCAGGATTGCGGAGTTGGAGTGGGAGCTGTTCCAGCGTGTGTTGCCCCCAAATGCCACGGATCGCGTCTTCGACGACCAATACGTGTCCAGCGGTGGGCAGCTATACGAACTGATTGTGGGACATGACCTATTCGTGGCCGACATCCGGTCGGTGCTATTCGCGCGAGAGGGTAGGGGCGGGCTCTGCCCGCATCCTTACGACCTCTGCACGGAGATGATCGCCCGCGAGGCGGGGGTCATTGTGACGGGGCTCGACGGGCAGACACTCGACTTCTCGCTCGACACCACGACGCCCGTCGGTTGGGCCGGCTATGCGAACGAACAGCTACGCGCGCTCGTCGAACCCCACTTACTCGACATCGTTCGCTCCATCTGA
- a CDS encoding SEC-C domain-containing protein translates to MLNDLFRRWFDTSDKEIKAAEPIVAAVNALEPEMQALSLARLREKSDEFRKRLQDGETTDDLLVEAFAVCREAARRTLNMRHFDVQLMGGVVLYKGMIAEMKTGEGKTLVATLPLYLIGLEGRGAHLVTVNDYLARRDAVWMGAIYHALGLSVGVIQGQSAESDELGGSYRYVPGYEAADPRYNNLEPCTRREAYECDITYGTNHEFGFDYLRDNMAFDKSQLNQRELHYAIVDEVDSILIDEARTPHIISGIASEDVSVYGKIDSVVKRLVKDQHFTVDEKSHQVSLNDSGYERIQELLGIANLAEHPEMMHYVNAGLKAHHLFHRDVEYVVKDGEVVIVDDTTGRLMFGRRFSDGLHQAIEAKEKVPIRHESQTVAVITFQNLFRLYHKLAGMTGTAKTEEDEFRKIYGLEVVVVPTYKKMIRTDHPDVVYKSEEQKFRGIAREILRLYVKQQPVLVGTRSIEMSEKVSGRLTADKLQTLILIDRIRDKIQGDKSISKQDRSEILEVINRPLEPPTENSQLPGQQVKKAPRELLKRSDLHDILRRFGIATDPLAPEHGEWFVNQHGLPAENIEHFDEAIRHGIPHNVLNAKFHEKEALIIAEAGRKGAVTIATNMAGRGVDILLGGSIAKQEDTQSVEQQEAEAKEIAAGTFVSHRRGGKQRAAPPLPLSEQERSELAAEVVKLGGLYILGTERHESRRIDNQLRGRSGRQGDPGESRYFVSLEDRLWQVFGANMLANPLLKSWPEDEPIEVKFLSNTIRKIQERIEFHFFEYRKHVLEYDDVINVQREKIYSDRRKVLLGADMRDKVLEDLETEIELRLDAFFDPETNEWNYEGVYRSMNELFPLVQYVPLEEIQGLKREELYDKLVSTMHRAYEDRERELGTETVRMLERMIVLRAINDKWMEHLASIDQLREGIGLRGYAQQDPLIAFKKDSHELFLETLANISRMVAMWAFHVQVQREPVTPRQMVRLDEHPAGSQASPPEALAGRPTNDGRRDGVDKPRAITPSSGGKVGRNDPCPCGSGKKYKFCCMRKAV, encoded by the coding sequence ATGCTGAACGACCTTTTCCGACGCTGGTTCGATACGAGTGACAAGGAAATCAAGGCGGCTGAGCCTATCGTCGCCGCCGTGAACGCGCTCGAGCCCGAGATGCAGGCGCTGAGCTTGGCTCGCCTTCGGGAGAAGTCGGACGAGTTCCGAAAAAGGCTGCAGGACGGCGAGACCACCGATGACTTGTTGGTCGAGGCCTTCGCCGTTTGCCGTGAGGCTGCACGGCGAACGCTGAACATGAGACACTTCGACGTGCAGCTCATGGGCGGGGTGGTGTTGTACAAGGGAATGATCGCCGAGATGAAGACCGGCGAAGGCAAAACCCTCGTGGCAACGCTTCCCCTTTACCTCATCGGCCTCGAAGGGCGGGGCGCCCACCTCGTCACGGTCAATGACTACCTCGCCCGCCGTGACGCGGTCTGGATGGGAGCCATCTACCACGCCCTGGGGCTGAGCGTGGGTGTCATCCAGGGGCAAAGTGCCGAGTCGGACGAGTTAGGTGGCTCCTATCGCTATGTGCCCGGCTACGAGGCTGCAGACCCCCGATATAACAATCTGGAGCCATGCACTCGCCGCGAGGCCTACGAGTGCGATATCACCTACGGCACTAACCATGAGTTCGGGTTCGACTACCTTCGCGACAACATGGCGTTCGACAAGTCGCAGCTCAACCAGCGGGAACTTCACTACGCCATCGTGGACGAGGTTGACAGTATTCTGATCGACGAGGCACGAACCCCTCACATCATCTCGGGTATCGCCTCGGAGGACGTATCGGTCTACGGGAAGATTGACAGCGTGGTCAAGCGGCTCGTGAAGGACCAGCACTTCACAGTAGATGAGAAGTCGCACCAAGTTTCGCTCAATGACTCCGGCTACGAACGCATTCAGGAGCTGTTAGGCATCGCGAACCTCGCCGAGCATCCAGAGATGATGCACTACGTGAACGCCGGGTTGAAGGCACATCATCTCTTCCACCGAGACGTCGAGTACGTAGTGAAGGATGGCGAAGTGGTGATCGTGGACGACACCACCGGACGCCTGATGTTCGGAAGACGATTCTCGGATGGCTTGCACCAAGCCATCGAAGCAAAGGAAAAGGTGCCGATCCGACACGAGAGTCAGACCGTCGCCGTTATCACCTTCCAGAACCTCTTCCGCCTTTATCACAAGCTGGCAGGCATGACAGGTACTGCGAAGACGGAAGAGGACGAGTTCCGCAAGATCTACGGCCTCGAAGTGGTAGTGGTACCGACGTACAAGAAGATGATCCGGACCGATCATCCGGACGTCGTGTACAAGTCCGAAGAACAGAAGTTTCGCGGGATTGCACGCGAGATACTACGCCTCTATGTGAAGCAGCAACCCGTTCTGGTAGGCACCCGCTCCATCGAGATGTCGGAGAAGGTCTCAGGCAGGCTCACCGCAGACAAGCTGCAGACACTGATCCTGATTGACCGCATCCGCGACAAGATTCAGGGTGACAAGTCGATCTCCAAGCAGGATCGCAGTGAGATTCTCGAGGTCATCAACCGCCCGCTGGAACCGCCGACTGAAAACTCCCAGCTCCCGGGACAGCAAGTGAAGAAAGCTCCTCGCGAGCTGCTGAAGCGATCCGATCTGCACGACATCCTTCGTCGCTTCGGGATTGCAACCGACCCGCTTGCTCCCGAACACGGGGAGTGGTTCGTCAACCAACACGGTCTGCCTGCCGAGAACATCGAGCACTTCGACGAAGCCATCCGCCATGGCATCCCACACAACGTTCTGAACGCGAAGTTCCATGAGAAGGAAGCGCTTATCATCGCCGAAGCCGGGCGCAAGGGTGCTGTCACCATCGCTACTAATATGGCAGGTCGTGGCGTGGACATCCTTCTCGGTGGAAGTATCGCCAAACAGGAGGACACGCAGAGCGTCGAGCAGCAGGAGGCAGAGGCGAAGGAGATTGCTGCGGGCACCTTTGTCAGCCACCGACGCGGGGGCAAGCAGCGTGCCGCACCACCATTGCCGCTCTCCGAACAGGAACGCTCGGAGCTTGCCGCCGAGGTGGTGAAGCTAGGTGGGCTCTACATCCTCGGCACCGAAAGGCACGAGAGCCGTCGCATCGACAACCAGCTCCGAGGGCGCTCCGGCCGTCAGGGCGACCCGGGCGAGAGCCGCTACTTCGTGTCACTGGAAGACCGTCTTTGGCAGGTGTTCGGCGCAAACATGCTCGCAAACCCCTTGCTGAAGAGCTGGCCAGAGGACGAGCCAATCGAAGTCAAGTTTCTCAGTAACACCATTCGCAAGATTCAGGAGCGCATCGAGTTCCACTTCTTCGAATACCGCAAGCACGTGCTGGAGTACGACGACGTGATCAACGTGCAGCGCGAGAAGATCTACTCGGATAGGCGCAAGGTGCTGTTAGGCGCCGACATGCGCGATAAGGTGCTGGAAGACCTCGAGACCGAAATTGAATTGCGGCTCGACGCGTTCTTCGACCCCGAGACTAACGAGTGGAACTACGAGGGCGTGTATCGTAGCATGAACGAGCTGTTCCCACTCGTTCAGTACGTACCGCTCGAAGAGATTCAGGGGCTAAAGCGCGAGGAACTGTACGATAAACTCGTCTCGACGATGCATCGGGCCTATGAAGACCGCGAGCGAGAGTTGGGGACGGAGACCGTAAGGATGTTGGAGCGCATGATCGTGCTCCGTGCCATCAACGACAAGTGGATGGAACACCTCGCAAGCATTGACCAACTGCGTGAGGGCATCGGCCTGCGCGGCTACGCACAGCAGGATCCACTAATCGCGTTCAAGAAGGACTCGCACGAACTGTTCCTGGAGACGTTGGCAAACATCAGTCGCATGGTGGCGATGTGGGCCTTCCACGTTCAGGTGCAACGCGAACCGGTGACGCCGAGACAGATGGTACGACTGGACGAACATCCTGCCGGCTCGCAGGCCTCGCCGCCCGAGGCGCTGGCCGGACGCCCGACGAACGACGGGCGCCGCGACGGCGTAGATAAGCCCCGTGCGATCACCCCATCTTCCGGCGGCAAGGTCGGGCGCAACGATCCGTGTCCGTGCGGGAGCGGAAAGAAATACAAGTTCTGCTGCATGCGCAAGGCGGTGTAA